One part of the Thermococcus litoralis DSM 5473 genome encodes these proteins:
- a CDS encoding undecaprenyl-diphosphate phosphatase produces the protein MEYYQAIFIGLLQGVTEWLPISSSGQVMLFLINLLKIPPEQAYSYSLILHLGTLMALFFKFRYDLGRILLKLILFRWEEEERFLFYSTLFTGIIGLPIYKTFKIVASSFNGEAINGIIGIALILTGIILKKAQEAPLEKLEKGLKSKKEEVTIFDAIVAGVAQGIAVIPGISRSGMTVGSLLLLGIKQEKAVRLSFLMAIPAITGALFLELPEVSSTSEPLTIPLAAVITAFVVSLLMIEVMLKIAKRLDFSKFCIFFGFIALIASLLEVLV, from the coding sequence ATGGAGTATTACCAAGCCATTTTTATTGGGTTATTGCAAGGGGTTACGGAGTGGTTACCAATAAGCAGTTCTGGACAGGTAATGCTATTTTTAATAAACCTTCTCAAGATTCCCCCAGAGCAGGCTTATTCTTATTCCTTGATTTTGCATCTAGGGACTCTTATGGCATTATTTTTCAAGTTTAGATACGATCTGGGCAGAATTCTGCTCAAATTAATTCTCTTTAGATGGGAAGAAGAGGAAAGGTTCCTATTCTATTCCACCCTATTCACGGGAATAATAGGTCTGCCCATCTACAAAACTTTCAAGATTGTTGCATCTTCATTCAATGGAGAAGCAATTAACGGAATAATAGGTATAGCCTTAATCCTTACTGGCATAATTTTAAAGAAAGCTCAAGAAGCCCCACTAGAAAAGCTGGAAAAAGGGTTAAAAAGTAAAAAAGAAGAAGTTACAATATTCGATGCAATAGTTGCAGGAGTGGCACAGGGAATAGCAGTAATCCCGGGAATATCAAGATCGGGGATGACAGTAGGGAGTCTATTGCTCTTAGGCATAAAACAAGAAAAAGCTGTGAGGCTTAGTTTTTTAATGGCAATTCCCGCTATTACAGGAGCGCTATTTCTAGAGCTACCCGAGGTTTCAAGTACTTCTGAGCCTCTAACAATCCCATTAGCTGCAGTTATAACTGCATTTGTAGTTAGCCTCCTTATGATTGAGGTCATGCTGAAAATTGCCAAGCGGCTTGACTTTTCCAAGTTCTGCATTTTCTTTGGTTTCATAGCTTTGATAGCATCTCTTTTGGAGGTGTTGGTATGA
- a CDS encoding TRAM domain-containing protein → MYGDRFGGRRFEAPVKVGERYKVKIESIGQGGDGIARIKGFVVFVPNTKVGDEVEIVINSVKRKFAFAEVI, encoded by the coding sequence ATGTATGGAGATAGATTTGGTGGAAGAAGATTTGAAGCTCCAGTTAAGGTCGGAGAAAGGTATAAGGTAAAGATAGAGAGTATTGGACAAGGCGGAGATGGAATTGCCAGAATCAAAGGGTTTGTAGTATTCGTTCCAAACACAAAAGTTGGGGACGAAGTAGAGATTGTGATTAACAGTGTGAAGAGAAAATTCGCCTTCGCTGAAGTTATCTGA